TGCCGAGAAGACTGTGGAGCTAGCCGACGAGCTACTGAACGAACTGAACGAGCGCGAAGCACGGTACGGTGTGAAACTGCGCACCGTGCGGGACCGCCTCGAAGAGCGCTTCACGCGCCCCCTGGAGATCGACCGCGCCGCAGCGCAAGTTGCGGCCGCGGCCGAAGCCGCACGGAGCGGTCTGTCAGAAGGCAACCCCGCATTCGTTCGGCTGCAAACCGCGCTCGAACCGCTCGAAGCGATCGTGAGCGGCGTGGGCCTCGATGTGCCCACCTGGGTACGGCGGTTGGAGGACGCTCTGCGTCAAACGCGCGACCGCACCACGGATTCGCCGACCGCCCCCCCGAGCGGCCTAACGTTCGAGGAACTCGAGCGCCAAATGGACGAATGGGACAAGGGATTGGGGGAGTAAGGAAGGACGTCGGGAAAGTTTAGGCTTCGCGCTAGCGTTTTGGTGGCGAGTTTCTTGGAACCGACTAGCTGCTTAATTTTTTGGCCTGATAGTTCAGGTACGCCAAGCGCGGCTGGCACGATTATTTAATGCAAGTGCGACGCCATTGATACGAGTGGCATGTTGGGGGCTCCATGGACACCCGCGCTTATACGGTTTGGGGCACCGTCTCCAATACCGGAGCCTCCTCCATAGACATCGTGCTTATAGATGCAAGCCGCCCGATGTCCATACGCGAGATTGAAGAAGAAATTCGCCGGCGCGGACTTCCAGAGCGCGGCGCGGTGAGTTCCCACTTGAATACACTCAAAAAGCGGGGCCACATTGTTAATACGCCAAGCGGTTGGTGTCGAACTTCGATGGCTTCGGATGGACAATTAAAAACGGCGCCCGCAACACGGGCCACTTTTGGCGAACCGCAGAATCCATCAACGCCTGCTTCGCCGCCAGCTCCATCAAGCCCGGCATCAACAACCTCAACCGACCGAACCGAGCGGGTTCAACGAATCAAGCTCATGCTCGAAACTGGCGTCGTTGTGGTGACCCTTGTCAGCGGCATCGTCGCGCTCCTGTTGCGGTTCAAATAAAATAACAACAGCAAACCCATTCGAGATTCGTCATGACGATTGCCGCAGTCAGAAATGCCCGCGCTGGTTCACTCCGGCACGGTCTTCCGGCCTCGTTCAAGCGGGAGGGCACTGTGTACGCGATCGCCTTCGACATGGATATCGAGCAACTGCGGATTCATTTCGGCGACCCGTACAACAACGCCTATCTCGAAATTCGCAGAGTGCTGGAGCGGCACCAGTTCCAGTGGCAACAGGGCAGCATGTACTTCGGCGGCCCTGCGGTTTCGGCAGCAACGGTCATGGTCGCGGTGATCGACTTGGCGACGCAACTACCGTGGTTCGCTGCGTCCGTTCGTGACATCCGAATGCTGCGAATCGAGGAATTGAATGATCTCATGCCCGTGGTTCAACGGGTCGCGGGCATGACCGGCGGCGAGCAAGAGGCTTAGGACTACCGGACAAAACCCCTGCCTACCTGCTGTCTTCCAGCGATTTTCGATGATGGCCAGGGTTTTGTCCGGTAGTCCTTAATACACGGCGCCTGTTTTCGGGTTCGCAATTTACCTTGTAACTCCTCGGCCACTGGCGGGTTGTAGTGGTGCCCACGATCCGCCACTCCGCGCGGATTCTTCGGCAATCTGAGGGGTTCCTTATGACCGTTCGTGGCATCGGTCTATTGCTCGTCGTCGGTGGACTCGTTGCCGGAACGGTTGCGGCGCAGCCGCCGATCGGCGTCATTGGCAAGAACAAAGCCAGTGACGATAAGGCCGATGCGTCCAAGCTGAAGAGAGTGACCTGGAAGGTCGGCGACGTCACCCGCGAAGCGCTGGTTTACGCTCCGCCGACAACCGACAAGAAGCACCCCCTCGTGTTCGCGTTCCACGGGCACGGCGGGAAGGCCGAGCTGTCGTCCCGAAACTTCGCGTTCCACAAACACTGGCCCGAGGCCATATCCATTTATCCCCAGGGATTGCCAACGCCGGTTCCGGCTCTGGACCCCGATGGCAAGTTCTCCGGGTGGCAAAAGTACATCGGCGATCAGAAGGACCGCGACCTCGAGTTCTTTGACGTGATGCTCAAAACGCTCATCGCAGAGTACCAGATCGACGAGAATCGCGTTTACGTCGCCGGGCACTCGAACGGCGGGTTCTTCACCTACGTACTGTGTGCGGCGCGGCCCGATAAACTGGCCGCGGTCGCGCCCGTCGCGGCCACGGTGTCGCCACGCGATTTCAAGAATCAGAAACCGCTACCCGTGTTGCACGTCGCCGGAGAGAAGGACCGAATCGTTTCGTTCGCGTCTCAGGAAAAGACGATGGAGCAGGTGCGCAAGTTGAACGGCTGTGACGCGGAGGGGAAGCCCGCTGGCAAGTGGTGTA
The Gemmata palustris DNA segment above includes these coding regions:
- a CDS encoding virulence factor, which gives rise to MTIAAVRNARAGSLRHGLPASFKREGTVYAIAFDMDIEQLRIHFGDPYNNAYLEIRRVLERHQFQWQQGSMYFGGPAVSAATVMVAVIDLATQLPWFAASVRDIRMLRIEELNDLMPVVQRVAGMTGGEQEA
- a CDS encoding alpha/beta hydrolase family esterase; translated protein: MTVRGIGLLLVVGGLVAGTVAAQPPIGVIGKNKASDDKADASKLKRVTWKVGDVTREALVYAPPTTDKKHPLVFAFHGHGGKAELSSRNFAFHKHWPEAISIYPQGLPTPVPALDPDGKFSGWQKYIGDQKDRDLEFFDVMLKTLIAEYQIDENRVYVAGHSNGGFFTYVLCAARPDKLAAVAPVAATVSPRDFKNQKPLPVLHVAGEKDRIVSFASQEKTMEQVRKLNGCDAEGKPAGKWCTEYSSSKGPPVVTFIHPGNHGIPEGAPERIVQFFKDHARK